Proteins from one Pongo abelii isolate AG06213 chromosome 19, NHGRI_mPonAbe1-v2.0_pri, whole genome shotgun sequence genomic window:
- the C1QBP gene encoding complement component 1 Q subcomponent-binding protein, mitochondrial, with product MLPLLRCVSRVLGSSVARLRAAAPASPFRQLLQPAPRLCARPFGLLSVRAGSERRPGLLRPRGPCACGCGCGLLHTEGDKAFVDFLSDEIKEERKIQKHKTLPKMSGGWELELNGTEAKLVRKVAGEKITVTFNINNSIPPTFDGEEEPSQGQKVEEQEPELTSTPNFVVEVIKNDGKKALVLDCHYPEDEVGQEDEAESDIFSIREVSFQSTGESEWKDTNYTLNTDSLDWALYDHLMDFLADRGVDNTFADELVELSTALEHQEYITFLEDLKSFVKSQ from the exons ATGCTTCCTTTGCTGCGCTGTGTGTCCCGTGTGCTGGGCTCCTCCGTCGCCCGCCTCCGCGCTGCCGCGCCCGCCTCGCCTTTCCGGCAGCTCCTGCAGCCGGCGCCCCGGCTGTGCGCCCGGCCCTTCGGGCTGCTCAGCGTGCGCGCAGGTTCCGAGCGGCGGCCGGGCCTCCTGCGGCCTCGCGGACCCTGCGCCTGTGGCTGTGGCTGCGGCTTGCTGCACACCGAAG GAGACAAAGCTTTTGTTGATTTCCTGAGTGATGAAattaaggaggaaagaaaaatccaGAAGCATAAAACCCTCCCTAAGATGTCTGGAGGTTGGGAGCTGGAACTGAATGGGACAGAAGCGAAATTAGTGCGGAAAGTTGCCGGGGAAAA AATCACTGTCACTTTCAACATTAACAACAGCATCCCACCAACATTTGATGGTGAGGAGGAACCCTCGCAAGGGCAGAAGGTTGAAGAACAGGAG CCTGAACTGACATCAACTCCCAATTTCGTGGTTGAAGTTATAAAGAATGATGGCAAGAAGGCCCTTGTGTTGGACTGTCATTATCCAGAGGATGAG GTTGGACAAGAAGATGAGGCTGAGAGTGACATCTTCTCTATCAGGGAAGTTAGCTTTCAGTCCACTGGCGAATCTGAATGGAAGGATACTAATTATACACTCAACACGGATTCCTTGGACTGG GCCTTATATGACCACCTAATGGATTTCCTTGCCGACCGAGGGGTGGACAACACTTTTGCAGATGAGTTGGTGGAGCTCAGCACAGCCCTGGAGCACCAGGAGTACATTACTTTTCTTGAAGACCTCAAGAGTTTTGTCAAGAGCCAGTAG